GCATCATGCCATGGTTTCGCTCGGCTGGGGGCATGCTCTGCCCATGGACGACATCCTCAATTCGCCCAACGGTCGCATCGCCATTGCCGATTTCGCCCTTTACGATCCCGCCATGAACAAAACGGATTTGATCAAGCCGCCGTTCAAAGTGGAGGAACCGACGGCGTCCACCGCCGATATCGATCTGTACGCCGCGGATCTCGCCACCCAGAAAGTCGCCCTGAAACCGCAAAGCCGTGATGGCGTTTACCAGTTGAGCGCGGTTTCCATGCCGGCTTTTTATACCCGGTATGTCGATAAAAAGGGGCGGCAGAGGATGGATCTGAAGCCGAAAAACGAGGTGGATGATATTGAAAAAGTGCTGATGGCGGTCAAATTTCAGGCGTTTGCCAAGTCCTGTCTCACCAAGGGCGCCTGGACCGATCCGCAACCCCTCGGCCACGGGCTGGAAATCATTCCGCGCACCGATCTGAGCAATCTGCACGTCGGTGATCTGGTCGAGGTGGATGTGCTGTTTTACGGCGAGCCGCTGACGGCAACGGCGAAGAGTGTCGAATACATCACCGCGCACAGCAGCAGCTTTGGCCAGAGCGACGGTTTTGCGCTGTTTTCCTACCTGATGAACGGCCGGGCGCAGTTTCGCGTACAAAGCGCCGGGCAGTGGATGATCAGCGTCAACCACAAGGACGACGTTACCGAGGACGGCCCGCTCAAGGATCTGGTCGGCAAGGCCGATCAGGTCTACCACGGTGCCAGCCTGACGTTTCAAGTGAACTAAGCGGTGTGGACGAAGCAACGGTGTCCGACGATTCGCTCGCTGAAGTGACGATTGAAAAAAGGAGCATGGTCCATGGAAAAAGTGCGTATCACCGACAGCATTTCGGAAACGCTGTTCATCAATATTCCCATGAAGGCCGGTGAGCACACCCGCCCTGACGGAATTCTGAAAGACCCTTTTTCCGCGCAGCTCGTCAAGACGCTGGAGTATGATTTTTCACGCTTCGCATCCGCCCCCCTGTCGCGTATCGGCGTGGTGGTGCGGGCGCGTTATTTTGATGAACAGGCCATAGTTTTTCTGAAGGCAAACAAAGGGAAAAACGTGATCGTCGTCCACGTGGGGGCGGGTTTGGATACCCGGTTTTTACGCATCGACGGTGCAAGGCAGCCGGCTGTTTTTTACGAACTGGATCTGCCCGATGTCATTGATCTGCGCGAAAAGGTTCTGCCGCCGCTTGAAAACGAGCATCTGATCAGGGCGTCCATGTTCGAGACGGCCTGGATGGACGATTTGCGCGCCCGGTATCCAGACGGACAATTTCTCTTTGTCATTGAGGGGATTTGCATGTACTTCCCCGAAGCGCAGCTCAGGCCGTTTTTCCGGGCCCTTGCGGAGCGGTTTTGTGGAGAGATCCTGTGCGATGTGCTCAATGTCTGGATGAGCAACAATTCGAAAAAACACGATGTCCTGAAAAAGATGGCGGCTGAATTCGCCTTCGGCATCGACGACGAAAAGCGCATGGCGCAGTGGCATCCGCGCCTTCATTATGTGGAAACCGCGTTGATTATGAAACAACATCCCGCCAGATGGGGCTTTTTCATCAGCCGCATCTTCGCGCGCATTCCGTTTATCAAAAACTCCTCCAAAATGGTGACCTTCCGCCTGGAATAAGCGGATCGGTTGCCGCCGAGGACCGCGATGACCTGCTGTCCCCGGCAACCAGAGAAGCCTTTCGGACGGCCAAAGCCTCGAAGGTGTCGCACCCGATGTCGTGCGCTCCATACTGCCCGAAACAGGACCCACAACGACAAGCAGCACGTCGGGTACGGGTTCAAAAACTGCATAAAATTATCGATAAACGATAATTTATTATTGATCTACGATATTCCTGGTGTATCTTATTTAAAAACTGAATCCTGAGTGAACGGCGGGCCACGCGGCCTGATTCAGATAAAAACAAAATAGAGAGGAGTGCACCATGGACAATTTGAACAAAATCAAAAAAATCAGTAAAAATCTCGAGGTGCTGTGTTCGGCCCTGCTGGTCTGCGTAGCGCTGTATTATGTAGTGTTCTGGGTTTTTATTAATGACCTACCCACAAGTCTTATCACGGTCAACACGGCCGTCGTGCCCCTTGTCGACAATGAAGTGTCCCCCGCTTTGCAGATGGCAGGGTTTGTCGCCGGCCTGTTACCCCTGTCGGCACTGACCTATATCCTTCTGAAGATCCGCCGCCTGTTCGGCCACTACAAACAGGGGGAAATTTACTCCTTCCGCCATGTCGAACTGTTCAAGAAAACCGCCTGGGGTCTTGTTTCTTGGGTTGTTTTTTCGATGGTCTATGATTCGGCTAAAAGCATTATTTTTTCTTTCGGCAACCCGCCGGGAAGCCGTGTGGTGACCGTTGGATTCGGCTCTTCGGAAATCACAACCCTGATCACCGCGGTCATGGTGTTGATGATCGCCTGGGTGATGGATGAGGGGCGCCTACTCCATGAAGAAACAACGTTGACAATTTAGGTGGCGGCAATGGCAATTATCATCAATCTGGATGTCATCATGGCGCAGCGGAAAATAAAATCAACGGATCTGGCAAAATTGATCGGAATCACGGAACAGAACCTGTCCATTCTTAAAACGGGAAAGGCCAAAGCGATCCGTTTCTCGACGCTGGAAGCCATTTGCCGCCATCTGCACTGCCAGCCCGGAGAGATTCTTGAATACCGTCAGGACGAATAAGACGTCTGTTTTTAGGAACAGCGGAACAAACACTACAGGTGGTTGAAAACCTGCCCCTGGTTTTGGTCGCCCGTCCAGGGGGTTTTAACACCGTAGTCGTCGCAAAATCGGCGAAAACAGTGCGAACCAAGGTGCTTTTGTTGTGAAAAAGGGGACCGAGCGCCTGTCAGGCACCGCTGATGTTTCGGTTTCATGGCAAAACCTGTTATCACGACGTCGTTTCAGAAAAACGCCATCATGCGTTGGCAGGTGGCCCGTTGTCGGTGCAGACTGAGGGAAAACAGTTTCTGCATGAAGCGGTTGGCCAGCCTGGGCTGATCGTACAGCAATTGATCAAAGGCATTGCGCTCCATAAACAGGGTTTCGATATCAGAGACACATTGGGCTGTATAAAGGCTGGGCTCGCGCAGAAACAGAGTCTCCTCGCCGAAGACCGACAGAGGCCCGATCACCGCATGGACAATCGGCATGCGGAAATCCGGGCGGCGTGTTGAGAGTTTGACGTAGCCGGAGCTGAGCAGGAACATGCGGCCCCCCACATCGTCACCTTCTTGCCACAGGACCTCGTCCGCAGCAAAGGTGGTCTTTTGGAAGCGGCGGGCCAGCAACTGGCCTTCACTGGAGGAGAAATGTTTGTTAAACAACGCGGCAATTTCCGGCGTCGGCCAGACCGCGTTCCCCCGGCGATCCCGAGCAATCGTACCAACGTCGTGATCAGAAGTCTGTGTCATGAGCTACTCCCGTGATTCGTTGAGAATACGGCCAGTGGTTGAGGCGACCATTTCCAGGGCCAGCAGATAGTTGATGCGGCTCTGGGCGACACTGCCCGATGCTTTGACCAGGTCGGTCTGCGCTTCGTTGAGCCGGGTAAGGGTCTCCACCCCGGCCCGGTAAGCCTGTTCAATGTGGCTGCGGATTTTGTAGGTCAACTCAAAGGTCAGCTGCTGTTTCTTGAAAATAGCCAACGCGGCCCGGGCTTGATCAAGGTCCTGGCGCAGCTGGGACT
This region of uncultured Desulfuromonas sp. genomic DNA includes:
- a CDS encoding DUF4198 domain-containing protein, coding for MKRISLFLTMFLFALTSMASAHSVWINSFESRAHGAHHAMVSLGWGHALPMDDILNSPNGRIAIADFALYDPAMNKTDLIKPPFKVEEPTASTADIDLYAADLATQKVALKPQSRDGVYQLSAVSMPAFYTRYVDKKGRQRMDLKPKNEVDDIEKVLMAVKFQAFAKSCLTKGAWTDPQPLGHGLEIIPRTDLSNLHVGDLVEVDVLFYGEPLTATAKSVEYITAHSSSFGQSDGFALFSYLMNGRAQFRVQSAGQWMISVNHKDDVTEDGPLKDLVGKADQVYHGASLTFQVN
- a CDS encoding class I SAM-dependent methyltransferase: MEKVRITDSISETLFINIPMKAGEHTRPDGILKDPFSAQLVKTLEYDFSRFASAPLSRIGVVVRARYFDEQAIVFLKANKGKNVIVVHVGAGLDTRFLRIDGARQPAVFYELDLPDVIDLREKVLPPLENEHLIRASMFETAWMDDLRARYPDGQFLFVIEGICMYFPEAQLRPFFRALAERFCGEILCDVLNVWMSNNSKKHDVLKKMAAEFAFGIDDEKRMAQWHPRLHYVETALIMKQHPARWGFFISRIFARIPFIKNSSKMVTFRLE
- a CDS encoding DUF2975 domain-containing protein, which gives rise to MDNLNKIKKISKNLEVLCSALLVCVALYYVVFWVFINDLPTSLITVNTAVVPLVDNEVSPALQMAGFVAGLLPLSALTYILLKIRRLFGHYKQGEIYSFRHVELFKKTAWGLVSWVVFSMVYDSAKSIIFSFGNPPGSRVVTVGFGSSEITTLITAVMVLMIAWVMDEGRLLHEETTLTI
- a CDS encoding helix-turn-helix transcriptional regulator; protein product: MAIIINLDVIMAQRKIKSTDLAKLIGITEQNLSILKTGKAKAIRFSTLEAICRHLHCQPGEILEYRQDE
- a CDS encoding cyclic nucleotide-binding domain-containing protein produces the protein MTQTSDHDVGTIARDRRGNAVWPTPEIAALFNKHFSSSEGQLLARRFQKTTFAADEVLWQEGDDVGGRMFLLSSGYVKLSTRRPDFRMPIVHAVIGPLSVFGEETLFLREPSLYTAQCVSDIETLFMERNAFDQLLYDQPRLANRFMQKLFSLSLHRQRATCQRMMAFF